A single genomic interval of Rosistilla ulvae harbors:
- a CDS encoding PIG-L family deacetylase encodes MTADLSQYPELDVIAVGAHPDDVEIACGGTLARLVDQGYRVGIIDLTDGEPTPNSAGPEVRLQEAQAAAKALGVHVRTVLDLPNRRLFDCFETRVALATEFRKHRPKLVIGFGDKTPMASPDHWQAMQITDAAIFYSRLTKWDSHFGGLPVHTISRQLYFRLAVEPDHLTGCLSHLTVDISSTLQRKLDSVACYQTQFGHKPQIMQRISAAAQITGVAAGVEAGEVFASPKSIAVDDLFKTAVL; translated from the coding sequence ATGACTGCTGATCTTTCTCAATATCCCGAACTGGACGTGATTGCCGTCGGGGCCCATCCCGACGACGTCGAGATCGCTTGTGGTGGCACCTTGGCTCGTTTGGTCGATCAAGGTTACCGCGTCGGAATCATCGATCTGACCGATGGCGAACCGACGCCCAATTCGGCGGGCCCGGAGGTGCGGTTGCAAGAGGCGCAAGCGGCCGCCAAGGCGCTGGGGGTTCATGTCCGGACGGTTCTCGATCTCCCCAATCGCCGATTGTTCGACTGCTTTGAGACCCGGGTCGCGCTGGCGACTGAATTCCGCAAGCACCGCCCGAAACTGGTGATTGGTTTTGGTGATAAAACGCCGATGGCGTCCCCCGATCATTGGCAGGCGATGCAGATTACCGATGCGGCCATCTTTTATAGTCGGTTGACTAAATGGGACAGCCATTTTGGTGGGCTTCCGGTTCACACGATATCTCGCCAGCTCTATTTCCGTTTGGCCGTGGAGCCCGATCATTTGACGGGGTGCCTGTCGCACCTGACCGTTGATATCAGCAGCACGCTGCAGCGGAAGCTCGATTCGGTCGCCTGTTACCAAACCCAATTTGGCCACAAGCCGCAAATCATGCAGCGTATCTCCGCAGCAGCGCAGATCACCGGGGTCGCCGCTGGAGTCGAAGCGGGAGAAGTCTTTGCGTCACCCAAGTCGATTGCGGTCGACGACCTGTTCAAGACGGCGGTCCTATAA
- the queG gene encoding tRNA epoxyqueuosine(34) reductase QueG: MSEESADFTAQLKAEATRIGFHLSGACPAVQPGGYHHLLDWIDSGMAGEMDYLDARREAYRDPQYVMPGVQSLLVLGMPYRTAQPAEVGAMQGRFARYAWGSIDYHDLVHRKLKELKRWVLGQHPDANVRGVVDTAPLLEREFAELAGLGWTGKNTLLINKWQGSYFFLAALLLDLPLTYDRPHETDHCGKCQACLDACPTAAFPEPGVLDATRCISYLTIEHRSAIPSELRQPIGNWVFGCDVCQDVCPWNRRGSEAQEPDFQPLTTQNPAELISLFELTDDVFRSRYRKTPLWRTRRRGLLRNAAIVLGNAGNPKATDALIRGLHDPDPLVRGASAWALGQIATPVAIARLRDRRDHEPDAMVQREIDDAIDQPKTATPNSQ; the protein is encoded by the coding sequence ATGTCCGAAGAATCTGCTGACTTCACCGCGCAGCTCAAAGCGGAAGCGACCCGGATCGGCTTTCATCTGTCGGGCGCTTGTCCGGCGGTGCAGCCAGGCGGCTACCACCACCTGCTGGACTGGATCGATTCGGGCATGGCGGGTGAGATGGATTATCTGGACGCCCGGCGCGAGGCCTATCGCGATCCGCAATATGTGATGCCGGGCGTGCAAAGTCTGTTGGTGCTGGGAATGCCCTACCGCACCGCCCAGCCGGCCGAAGTCGGGGCGATGCAGGGCCGCTTCGCTCGCTACGCCTGGGGCTCGATCGATTACCACGATCTCGTCCATCGCAAGCTCAAGGAACTCAAACGTTGGGTGCTTGGCCAGCATCCCGATGCCAATGTCCGTGGCGTCGTCGATACCGCTCCGCTGTTGGAACGCGAGTTCGCGGAACTTGCCGGCCTCGGTTGGACCGGCAAGAACACACTGCTGATCAATAAATGGCAGGGGAGCTATTTCTTCCTGGCCGCCCTGCTGTTAGACCTTCCGCTGACATATGACCGGCCGCACGAGACCGACCATTGCGGCAAGTGCCAGGCCTGCTTGGACGCTTGCCCGACGGCAGCGTTTCCCGAACCGGGGGTGCTCGATGCGACGCGTTGCATCAGCTACTTGACGATCGAACATCGATCGGCGATCCCAAGCGAACTCCGTCAGCCGATCGGAAATTGGGTCTTCGGATGCGACGTCTGCCAAGACGTCTGCCCCTGGAATCGACGCGGCAGCGAAGCCCAAGAGCCGGACTTTCAACCACTGACGACGCAAAACCCCGCCGAATTGATCTCGCTGTTCGAATTGACCGACGACGTGTTCCGCAGTCGCTACCGCAAGACGCCGCTATGGCGAACGCGCCGTCGCGGCCTGCTGCGAAACGCGGCGATCGTCCTTGGAAATGCGGGAAATCCCAAGGCGACCGATGCCCTGATTCGAGGTCTCCACGACCCCGACCCCTTGGTCCGCGGAGCGTCGGCGTGGGCGTTGGGACAGATTGCGACGCCGGTCGCGATCGCACGATTGCGCGACCGACGCGATCACGAACCCGATGCGATGGTCCAGCGGGAGATCGACGACGCGATCGATCAACCTAAAACCGCAACACCGAATTCACAATGA
- the cmk gene encoding (d)CMP kinase — protein MVITIDGPAGAGKSSVARKLAQRLGFHFLDTGAMYRTVTHLAMQRGLDLQDSAAVEGLASGIEIRLEHDRVWADGCDVSVSIRTPEVTRNIRFVADLANVRHVLNRKQRSLVVSNDYVTEGRDQGTEVFPDATCKIFLTASPEERARRRQRQLSASGQEVTVEQLLAEQNLRDDQDQSRDVGRLVAAADAITVITDGMDELQVVDHLEALVRGKLSRDD, from the coding sequence ATGGTCATAACGATTGACGGCCCCGCCGGTGCGGGGAAAAGCAGTGTCGCCCGCAAGCTTGCCCAGCGACTTGGGTTCCACTTTCTCGATACCGGCGCGATGTATCGCACGGTGACGCATCTCGCGATGCAGCGAGGTCTCGATCTGCAAGACTCTGCCGCCGTGGAAGGGCTGGCCAGCGGGATAGAGATTCGCCTGGAGCACGATCGCGTCTGGGCGGATGGTTGCGACGTCAGCGTTTCGATTCGCACTCCCGAAGTCACCCGCAACATCCGCTTCGTCGCCGACCTCGCCAATGTCCGTCATGTCTTGAATCGCAAGCAGCGGTCGCTGGTTGTCAGCAACGATTACGTAACCGAAGGGCGCGACCAGGGGACAGAAGTTTTTCCCGACGCCACATGCAAGATCTTCTTAACCGCGTCCCCCGAAGAGCGTGCACGCCGGCGACAGCGTCAATTGTCGGCGAGTGGTCAGGAGGTTACCGTCGAACAGTTGCTGGCCGAACAGAATCTTCGCGACGACCAGGATCAAAGCCGAGATGTCGGCCGGTTGGTTGCCGCCGCCGATGCGATCACGGTGATCACTGACGGGATGGATGAATTGCAAGTCGTCGATCATTTGGAAGCCCTGGTGCGCGGTAAGCTCTCCCGCGACGATTGA
- a CDS encoding YgiQ family radical SAM protein → MKSLPIINGSPIRSDLLSGLPPCGSTVAERPLPMTAKEAKQRGWDEIDIVFVTGDAYVDHPSFAMAILGRVLEAAGFRIGIVSQPDWQSCEDWRRFGRPRLFYAISAGNMDSMINHYTAGRKVRNDDAYSPGGKIGTRPDRATLSYCHRAREAYKGVPVIAGGVEASLRRLAHYDYWGDNVRKSILLDSKADLVAFGMGEDAIVEIARRLDQGESVKDLRDMRGIAYVAGASETPPEDAITLPSFEEVFSDKTAFAEATRIIHNETNPLNARRLVQYHGNQAVVVNPPPLPITQDSMDRIYGLPYTRKSHPSYREPIPAFEMIKNSVTIMRGCFGGCTFCSITAHQGRVIQSRSQKSILGELQELGADPKFKGTVSDIGGPTANMYQMQCSRPEVEAVCRRQSCVHPKVCKLLGTDHGPLIQLMRDSRNVPGVKKVLVASGIRMDLARLSPTYIKELAEHHVGGLLKVAPEHSDPGVLNYMRKPSGDDFEAFTEQFNKSSKKAGKKQYLVPYYIASHPGSDLDAMIDLAVFLKRNGYRPDQVQDFIPAPLDVATTMYYTGLDPFTKKPIFTARKLRDRKMQRALMQFFKPANYFEVRQALQETGRHDLIGDGCDCLIPSRPPKEALIQRRKNANAAVKGEYVHTIPNGNKSKKRNKKQSRNTTSKGYRPERKETKRP, encoded by the coding sequence ATGAAATCTCTGCCCATCATCAACGGCTCGCCCATTCGTTCCGACCTTCTATCGGGTCTTCCACCATGCGGTTCGACCGTTGCCGAGCGACCGTTGCCGATGACGGCCAAGGAGGCGAAGCAGCGCGGCTGGGACGAAATCGACATCGTCTTTGTGACTGGCGATGCTTATGTCGACCATCCCAGTTTTGCGATGGCGATCTTGGGACGCGTGCTCGAAGCGGCTGGTTTCCGGATTGGCATCGTCAGTCAGCCCGACTGGCAAAGCTGTGAAGACTGGCGGCGGTTTGGACGTCCACGACTGTTCTATGCGATCAGTGCTGGAAACATGGACAGCATGATCAATCACTACACCGCCGGGCGGAAGGTTCGCAACGACGACGCCTATAGCCCTGGCGGGAAGATCGGTACGCGTCCCGATCGGGCAACGCTCTCCTATTGCCACCGTGCTCGCGAAGCCTACAAAGGGGTTCCGGTGATCGCCGGTGGCGTCGAAGCTTCGCTGCGACGCCTAGCCCATTACGATTATTGGGGCGACAACGTTCGCAAATCGATCCTGCTGGATTCCAAAGCGGATCTGGTGGCCTTTGGGATGGGGGAGGATGCGATCGTGGAGATCGCTCGCCGGCTGGACCAAGGCGAATCGGTCAAAGATCTTCGCGACATGCGAGGCATCGCGTATGTTGCCGGTGCTTCCGAAACGCCCCCGGAAGATGCGATCACCCTTCCCAGCTTTGAAGAGGTCTTCTCGGACAAGACAGCCTTTGCCGAGGCGACGCGAATCATTCATAACGAAACCAACCCGCTGAACGCGCGGCGTTTGGTCCAATATCACGGGAACCAAGCGGTGGTCGTCAATCCGCCGCCGCTGCCGATCACTCAGGATTCGATGGATCGGATCTACGGCCTGCCCTATACACGCAAATCGCACCCGTCGTACCGCGAGCCGATCCCCGCGTTCGAGATGATCAAGAACTCCGTCACGATCATGCGCGGATGTTTTGGCGGTTGCACATTCTGTTCGATCACCGCCCATCAGGGGCGTGTGATTCAATCGCGCAGCCAAAAATCGATCCTCGGAGAATTGCAGGAACTTGGGGCCGACCCGAAGTTCAAAGGGACGGTCAGCGATATCGGCGGTCCGACGGCAAACATGTATCAAATGCAGTGCTCGCGTCCGGAGGTCGAAGCGGTCTGCCGACGCCAGTCATGCGTGCATCCCAAGGTTTGCAAATTGCTGGGGACCGATCACGGCCCGTTGATCCAATTGATGCGTGATTCACGCAACGTCCCTGGGGTGAAGAAGGTGTTGGTCGCCAGTGGGATCCGAATGGACCTGGCGCGGTTGAGCCCAACGTACATCAAAGAACTGGCCGAACATCACGTCGGTGGTTTGTTGAAGGTTGCTCCGGAGCATTCCGATCCAGGCGTGCTGAACTACATGCGAAAGCCGTCGGGAGACGATTTCGAAGCGTTCACCGAACAGTTCAACAAGTCGAGCAAGAAGGCAGGCAAGAAGCAGTATTTGGTCCCTTATTACATCGCCAGCCATCCCGGCAGCGATCTAGACGCGATGATCGATCTGGCGGTCTTCCTGAAACGCAATGGCTACCGTCCCGATCAGGTGCAGGATTTTATCCCTGCGCCGTTGGATGTCGCCACAACGATGTATTACACCGGTCTCGATCCGTTCACAAAGAAGCCGATCTTCACCGCGCGGAAGCTCCGCGATCGCAAGATGCAGCGGGCGCTGATGCAGTTCTTCAAGCCGGCAAACTATTTTGAGGTTCGGCAAGCGTTGCAGGAGACGGGCCGGCACGATCTGATTGGCGACGGATGCGACTGTTTGATTCCAAGCAGACCGCCGAAGGAAGCGTTGATCCAGCGCCGCAAGAATGCCAACGCTGCGGTCAAAGGGGAATACGTTCATACGATTCCCAACGGGAATAAGTCGAAGAAGCGGAATAAAAAGCAGAGCCGCAATACGACCAGCAAAGGCTATCGTCCCGAGCGGAAAGAGACCAAACGTCCCTGA
- a CDS encoding pyridoxine 5'-phosphate synthase, which produces MKCVGFRNRLGVRTAVVELGVNIDHVATVRQARRTYEPDPVAAAYLAELGGADGITFHLREDRRHIQDRDVRILKETISVHVNMEFGCVREIVDIACDVKPDWALLVPESREEVTTEGGLNVVGDSKRVADAIKQLHDAGIAVSLFLDPDERQIESAAALGVGAVELHTGPYALAKGEAFDRELQRLKTCGQAVVDAGMRLHAGHGLTYKNVQPVAAIPNVRELNIGHSIIARAVMVGIQKAVADMKHEIEVATRSTSP; this is translated from the coding sequence ATGAAATGCGTTGGCTTCAGGAACAGATTGGGAGTTAGAACGGCCGTGGTAGAATTAGGCGTCAATATCGATCATGTGGCAACCGTGCGGCAAGCTCGCAGAACCTACGAACCCGATCCGGTCGCAGCGGCCTATCTGGCGGAACTGGGGGGAGCCGATGGAATCACGTTCCATCTGCGCGAGGACCGTCGGCACATTCAAGATCGCGACGTGCGGATCCTGAAAGAAACCATTTCGGTTCACGTCAACATGGAGTTCGGATGCGTTCGCGAGATCGTCGATATTGCATGTGACGTAAAGCCCGATTGGGCGCTGCTGGTGCCCGAGAGCCGCGAAGAAGTGACGACCGAAGGGGGCTTAAATGTTGTCGGCGATTCGAAACGCGTTGCCGACGCGATCAAGCAACTGCACGATGCAGGGATCGCGGTGAGTCTGTTCTTAGATCCCGACGAGCGGCAGATCGAAAGCGCTGCGGCCCTGGGCGTCGGTGCCGTCGAACTGCATACCGGCCCCTATGCATTGGCCAAAGGAGAGGCATTCGATCGGGAACTGCAGCGTTTAAAGACCTGCGGCCAAGCCGTTGTCGATGCGGGAATGCGGCTGCACGCCGGACACGGATTGACTTACAAAAACGTCCAACCCGTCGCGGCAATCCCCAATGTCCGCGAGCTGAACATCGGGCATTCGATCATCGCGCGGGCCGTGATGGTTGGAATCCAGAAAGCCGTCGCGGACATGAAGCACGAAATCGAAGTCGCCACGCGATCGACGTCGCCCTGA
- a CDS encoding ABC transporter permease, whose translation MGKSIQGETSQALELHDLHVRVGSRTLLEPTSITLPAGKITVVVGGSGAGKSVVLRILAGLLPQQGAAIQWAGAITGSQGKPLRRVGIVFQQFALFDELSPLWNVQFAIDHRRDRSQPPEQSARQWLDELRVPTRTPVAALSGGQKQRLAIARTLAADPDVVLYDEPTSGLDAASGRQVAALIRRTQQTHGRTSVVVTHDYETLLPIADHVLLLDSERRQLVSVEPSQWQSIPERMQPVATEPVVATTKPLTQSLIDRGGRAASDFFDASGSAIVAAVRLPWDAIPRMPRLQWGLRFLTHYLNLVAGPSAWIYLIMAGLIVGFAGTHFTFRYLPFSVYTKPLLIEDLLAAIGFALYRILVPVMATILIAARCGAAVAADVGVKRYGSQVDALQTLGVRPTAYLLVPIIAAFVIGTPLLEWVGFQTAQWISMLTFAINHPQINASFWQVHFHSQLQSETSWFATGAQWVLLKNVACGIGIAAIAYYRGMRPKQSAGDVSDSITATVLWTTLFVLLVHFVVAFLEF comes from the coding sequence ATGGGAAAGAGCATCCAAGGCGAAACCTCCCAGGCCCTTGAACTTCATGATCTGCATGTGCGGGTCGGATCGCGAACATTACTTGAACCGACGTCCATCACGCTTCCGGCGGGAAAGATCACCGTCGTCGTTGGCGGCAGCGGGGCAGGCAAGTCGGTGGTGCTGCGAATTTTGGCCGGCCTGCTTCCTCAGCAGGGTGCGGCGATCCAATGGGCTGGAGCGATTACCGGCAGCCAGGGGAAGCCGCTGCGTCGAGTGGGGATCGTGTTTCAGCAGTTCGCCCTGTTCGATGAACTCTCGCCTCTTTGGAACGTCCAGTTTGCGATCGACCATCGCCGCGATCGCTCCCAGCCCCCGGAACAATCGGCCCGGCAATGGCTCGACGAGCTGCGAGTCCCGACGCGGACGCCGGTTGCCGCGCTCAGCGGCGGCCAGAAACAACGACTGGCGATCGCTCGCACGCTGGCGGCCGATCCCGATGTCGTGCTGTACGACGAACCGACTTCGGGGCTCGACGCCGCCAGCGGTCGGCAGGTGGCGGCGCTGATCCGGCGGACTCAACAGACGCATGGCCGAACCAGTGTCGTCGTCACCCACGACTACGAGACGCTGTTGCCGATCGCCGACCACGTCCTGCTGTTGGATTCCGAGCGACGGCAGTTGGTAAGCGTGGAGCCGAGCCAATGGCAATCGATTCCCGAGCGGATGCAGCCGGTGGCGACCGAGCCGGTGGTGGCCACCACGAAGCCGCTGACCCAATCGTTGATCGACCGCGGGGGCCGCGCGGCGAGCGATTTTTTTGATGCCAGCGGTTCGGCGATCGTCGCCGCGGTGCGACTGCCTTGGGATGCGATCCCGCGAATGCCGCGGCTGCAATGGGGCTTGCGTTTTCTGACGCACTATCTGAATCTAGTCGCTGGGCCTTCGGCCTGGATCTATTTGATCATGGCCGGATTGATCGTCGGCTTTGCCGGTACCCATTTTACCTTTCGTTATCTGCCGTTTTCGGTCTACACCAAGCCGCTGTTGATCGAAGACTTGTTGGCGGCGATCGGGTTCGCGTTGTATCGAATCCTGGTCCCCGTGATGGCAACGATTTTGATCGCTGCGCGGTGCGGCGCGGCCGTTGCCGCCGACGTCGGTGTCAAGCGATATGGATCGCAGGTCGATGCGTTGCAGACGTTGGGAGTTCGCCCGACGGCGTACTTGTTGGTGCCGATTATCGCCGCGTTTGTGATCGGCACGCCGCTGCTGGAATGGGTCGGTTTTCAAACCGCGCAATGGATCAGCATGCTGACCTTTGCGATCAACCATCCACAGATCAACGCTTCCTTTTGGCAGGTTCATTTCCACTCGCAACTGCAGAGTGAAACCAGCTGGTTCGCCACGGGAGCTCAATGGGTGCTGTTGAAGAACGTTGCGTGTGGGATCGGCATCGCTGCGATTGCGTATTATCGCGGGATGCGTCCCAAGCAGAGTGCTGGTGACGTCAGCGATTCGATCACTGCGACTGTCTTGTGGACGACATTGTTCGTATTATTAGTTCACTTCGTTGTGGCGTTCTTGGAATTTTGA
- a CDS encoding DUF58 domain-containing protein, which produces MRLTRSGYHFGFVALFTIVGAVVRDLNLLAILAGLLIGTLIIQWRFARGTLLGLTVARQLPTEVFAGDLFTLRYRIRNARQLLPGWFIQVDDRILCETHRREAANGHAAVAYIGCRNEQLAMFNCRVAQRGRYLLGPLKLATEFPFGLMRAVRWIDRREEFIVYPRLGQLRQGWRGWMLSEQPGLVASRRRAGVNEGDFYGLRGWQNGDSRRWIHWRTTARIGELAVRQFEQQQRQQIGILVDLHQDVPSGESLERLIAFAATLVNEVLRNPETQVGFAITDGMAISNRNCRGGEFRRRVLSSLALATRQPGAPLHDKLRELVSVSDANWPIVIASTRPMDLQALEGNRADESVAGRLDLRWLNLADSSSEQIFMETPRDD; this is translated from the coding sequence GTGCGTTTAACGCGCAGCGGGTACCACTTTGGCTTTGTCGCCCTGTTTACGATCGTGGGCGCGGTCGTGCGCGATCTGAATCTGCTGGCGATTTTGGCCGGGCTGCTGATCGGGACCTTGATCATTCAGTGGCGGTTCGCACGTGGAACGCTGTTGGGCTTAACGGTCGCTCGCCAGTTGCCGACCGAAGTCTTTGCCGGTGATCTGTTCACTCTCCGCTACCGGATTCGCAATGCGCGGCAATTGTTGCCGGGGTGGTTTATCCAAGTCGATGATCGGATTCTCTGCGAAACCCATCGCCGCGAAGCAGCCAACGGGCATGCGGCAGTAGCGTACATCGGTTGTCGGAACGAACAACTGGCGATGTTCAATTGTCGGGTCGCCCAACGCGGTCGATATCTGTTGGGGCCCTTGAAGCTTGCCACCGAGTTTCCATTTGGATTGATGCGTGCGGTCCGTTGGATCGATCGACGCGAAGAATTTATTGTCTATCCGCGCTTGGGTCAGCTTCGCCAGGGCTGGCGAGGGTGGATGTTGTCGGAGCAGCCTGGCTTGGTTGCTTCGCGGCGCCGCGCGGGGGTTAATGAAGGGGATTTTTATGGCTTGCGCGGCTGGCAAAATGGCGACAGCCGACGCTGGATTCATTGGCGAACGACGGCGCGGATCGGCGAATTGGCGGTGCGGCAATTCGAACAGCAGCAGCGTCAGCAGATCGGGATCTTGGTCGATTTGCATCAAGATGTGCCGTCGGGCGAGAGCCTGGAACGCTTGATCGCTTTCGCTGCCACTCTGGTGAACGAAGTGCTCCGCAATCCCGAAACGCAAGTGGGATTTGCGATCACCGATGGTATGGCGATCTCCAATCGCAATTGTCGCGGGGGAGAGTTTCGGCGACGGGTGTTGAGCAGTTTGGCATTGGCAACGCGTCAGCCTGGGGCGCCCCTGCACGACAAATTGCGGGAACTGGTGAGTGTCTCGGATGCAAATTGGCCGATCGTGATCGCGAGTACGCGGCCGATGGATTTGCAGGCGCTGGAGGGGAATCGGGCGGACGAATCGGTTGCCGGGCGGTTGGATCTGCGTTGGTTGAACTTAGCCGATTCCTCTTCGGAGCAGATCTTTATGGAGACTCCACGTGACGACTGA
- a CDS encoding transglutaminase TgpA family protein, translated as MTTEGLLKIHFVALTILGGCLLGGVSGTESLVAIALSAGLFSLVFVDWLAIVYLPPSIAYILMGIASVYCVGGFWSGVDERQIAAVARLLVLVQAVLHLQKKSRRVFEQLSVFALLELIVAAVLNDALHFGMLLIPFSIVGLSTMVQLQSYVCQSLTSTPSRNGRIEPEPGSIDVRGIKVSRVGLLVMGPAVLVFAATFFYALPRSSGNGLQSTAFGQGTTGYSDTVRFEQMGKLLQNPQKVLRLELRDSGTSRPYALHEPAYLRGQVLDEYVWDPTHNVGEWGTVRRRDFVGSHRLPREYIEEDSDRRARFDRVEATLRIEPTNTSTIFSIPPYYESQRFDTIRHWPRHWLLKRSGNESRDHRLEYSFFTHAFYTGQQRKWLRYVDLTSERHYPNALGAWERQMLLQIDRERLPNLVQMADRVFAELRDDVEYTTEIAVALEKSLAQNPEFTYSLDLRDERPSDVDPMDYFVAVQKRGHCQYYAGALALMLRSQGIPARLVVGYKTDEYNNFGNYYIVRQLHAHAWVEAYFDRHQLPPHVDLYGQAPGGGVWMRLDATPSVADEQSTGGMSHVMDFAQILWDDYVLDMSNRRQQGTLQDLGQGVGEISAYKMYWDKIDLLIQRLKAGELGEGAIAIHEIFSWRVTVVSVFVCLGVVLVWRNTYRASMLFSLRQPTRNTAALSGFAVFDHLCLLLSRMGMFRKRSQTPREFAHVAQHQLSCDDQQAADLHRIVTRLYEQRFSSSAGLDAAQQRELEQALQRIEAMLHQRDRNASSTATNGSWS; from the coding sequence GTGACGACTGAAGGCCTGTTGAAGATCCATTTTGTCGCCCTGACGATCTTGGGCGGTTGTTTGCTGGGAGGCGTTTCGGGAACCGAGAGCCTGGTAGCGATCGCGCTGTCGGCGGGGCTGTTTTCATTAGTGTTTGTCGATTGGTTGGCGATCGTCTATCTCCCGCCGTCGATCGCCTATATCTTGATGGGAATCGCCAGCGTCTATTGCGTGGGGGGGTTTTGGAGCGGCGTCGATGAACGGCAGATCGCAGCGGTGGCCCGGTTGTTGGTGCTGGTACAGGCTGTTTTGCATTTGCAGAAAAAGAGTCGCCGAGTCTTTGAGCAGTTGAGTGTATTTGCGTTGTTGGAGCTGATCGTGGCGGCGGTCTTAAACGACGCACTGCATTTTGGGATGTTGTTGATTCCCTTTTCGATCGTTGGCCTTAGCACGATGGTCCAGTTGCAATCGTACGTTTGCCAATCGCTGACCAGCACTCCCAGCCGCAATGGTCGGATCGAACCCGAGCCGGGATCGATCGATGTTCGGGGTATCAAGGTTTCGCGAGTTGGGTTGCTTGTGATGGGGCCTGCGGTGCTGGTCTTTGCGGCGACGTTTTTTTATGCGTTGCCACGGTCCAGCGGCAACGGGCTGCAATCGACAGCGTTTGGACAAGGGACGACCGGTTACAGCGACACTGTCCGGTTTGAACAGATGGGCAAACTGTTGCAGAACCCGCAAAAAGTCTTGCGGCTCGAATTGCGGGACAGCGGCACGAGCCGCCCCTATGCGTTGCACGAACCCGCTTATCTGCGTGGCCAGGTGTTGGACGAATATGTTTGGGATCCGACCCACAACGTTGGCGAATGGGGAACCGTGCGGCGGCGCGACTTTGTCGGTAGCCATCGCTTGCCGCGTGAATATATCGAAGAGGATTCTGACCGACGTGCGCGATTTGATCGTGTCGAAGCGACGCTGCGAATCGAACCCACCAACACGAGTACGATCTTCTCAATCCCGCCATATTATGAGTCGCAACGGTTCGATACGATTCGCCATTGGCCACGGCATTGGCTGTTGAAACGCAGCGGCAATGAATCGCGAGACCATCGACTCGAATATTCCTTTTTTACCCACGCTTTTTACACAGGGCAGCAGCGGAAGTGGTTGCGGTATGTCGATTTGACAAGCGAGCGGCATTATCCCAACGCGTTGGGCGCGTGGGAGCGGCAGATGTTGTTACAGATCGATCGCGAACGTCTCCCGAACTTGGTGCAAATGGCGGATCGGGTCTTCGCAGAGCTGCGGGACGATGTCGAATACACCACCGAGATCGCCGTTGCGCTGGAAAAGTCCTTGGCGCAAAATCCTGAGTTCACGTATTCGTTGGATCTTCGCGATGAGCGTCCCAGTGACGTCGATCCGATGGACTATTTTGTCGCAGTCCAAAAACGCGGGCACTGTCAGTATTATGCCGGAGCGCTGGCGCTGATGCTCCGCAGCCAAGGGATTCCTGCTCGCTTGGTCGTTGGTTACAAGACCGATGAATACAACAATTTTGGAAACTATTACATCGTTCGGCAGCTGCATGCCCACGCCTGGGTCGAAGCCTATTTCGATCGCCACCAATTGCCACCACACGTCGATTTGTATGGCCAGGCCCCCGGCGGTGGTGTCTGGATGCGGCTCGATGCAACGCCATCGGTCGCCGATGAACAATCGACGGGCGGGATGTCGCATGTGATGGATTTCGCCCAAATCCTCTGGGACGACTACGTCCTGGATATGAGTAATCGCCGGCAACAGGGAACGCTACAAGATCTGGGGCAAGGTGTGGGCGAGATTTCGGCCTATAAGATGTATTGGGATAAGATCGATCTGTTGATTCAGCGGTTGAAGGCGGGAGAGTTGGGCGAGGGGGCGATCGCCATCCATGAAATCTTTTCCTGGCGCGTGACGGTGGTCAGTGTTTTTGTCTGCCTGGGAGTCGTGTTGGTTTGGCGGAACACCTATCGCGCGTCGATGCTATTTTCGCTTCGCCAACCAACCCGTAACACCGCGGCGCTGTCGGGGTTTGCCGTCTTCGATCATCTGTGTCTGCTGCTATCGCGAATGGGGATGTTCCGAAAGCGATCGCAAACGCCGCGTGAATTTGCCCACGTTGCCCAACACCAGCTAAGTTGCGATGATCAACAAGCTGCCGATCTACATCGGATTGTCACGCGACTTTACGAACAACGCTTCAGTTCGTCGGCGGGGCTCGACGCGGCTCAACAACGCGAACTCGAACAAGCGTTGCAGCGAATTGAAGCGATGCTTCATCAGCGCGACCGCAACGCATCATCAACAGCAACGAATGGATCATGGTCATAA